CGTGGCGATGACATGGCCGCCGCTGGCGACGAACTTCACGATCTTTTCGAGAGCCGAGTCGGAGGCGACGTAGAGCGGCGGCACGAGCAGCACGCTGTAGCGCGACCAGTCCGAGTCCGGCGTGACGAAGTCGACGCCCACGTTCAGACCGTAGAGGGTCTTGTGGAACTGGCGGACGAAGGTCTGGTAATTCACCCGGTCGCTGAAGGGCATGAACTGGATGCCGTGATGGCTGTCGATGCTGAAGAGGATGGCGGCGCGATTGCGGCGCTCGACGTTGGCCAGCTGGGGTCCCAGGCGCTTGAGTTCGGCGGCGGTGCGCGCGAATTCTTCATACACGCGGTTCGGTTCGAGGTCGTGCGAGAGGACGCCCTTCCAGTAGGTTTCCTGGCCGTAGTGGAGCGAGTGCCAGTGCCAGTAGGCCACCATGTTGGCGCCGTCGGCGATGTGGCTGTACACGTTGAGGCGGAGCTGGCCGTCGTAGGGCGGGAACTGGGTTTTCGAGTCCCAGCCGATGGTCTGGGCGTTGGTTTCGGTGACGAGGAAATTGCCCATTTTGAGAGAACGGGCGACGTCGTCCGTGAACGTGGCCGAATGGCCGTCCAGCTTGTCCTGGACGTCGTAATACGGGTTGACGGCGGCGATGTCGAGGTGGCGGGCGATGTCCCACTGGTCGATGTCGGTGTGGGCGCCGCCTGAGAAATCGTGCGTAATAAACTGGTCTTTCCGCTTGTATTCGTTGACGATTTTCGCCTGCCAGGCGAGGAAATCCGTGACACGATCCCGCTGGAACCGCTCCCATTCCAGCTTGTACCCAGGATTCAGAATGCCGTCCCGGGGCGGCATTTCGTCCCAGTCCTGCACGAGCTGGCCCCAATACACGAAGCCCCACGCGCGGTTGAGGAAGTCGACGGTCCTGTATTTCTTCTTCAGGTATTCGACGAAATTCTTCTGCACCAGCGGCCCGGCGGCGCCGTAGGGAGAGGTTTCATTGTCGATCTGGTAGCCGATGACAGCGGGGTGGTCCTTGTAGCGGGAAATGATGTTGCGGATGATCCGCTCGCAATAGAAGCGGTACGCGGGATGGGTGATGTCCATGTTCTGGCGGATGCCGTAGGCGGCTTTACGCCCGTCGAGGTGGGTGACGAGAATCTCGGGGTGCTTGTAGTAGAGCCACGGGGGGATCGAATAGGTGGGCGTGCCGAGGATCACCTTGATGCCGGCCTTTTGCATGGCTTCGACGACGCGGTCGATGTAGCCGTATTCGAACCGGCCGTCGCGGGGCTCCCAGCTTGACCAGGTGGACTCGCCGATCCGGACGACAGTGACGCCGGCCTTTTTCATCAGCTCGACGTCTTTTTCGAGGCGCTCCTCGGGCATGTATTCGTGGTAGTAGGCGGCGCCGTAATAGACCGTGGGAAACCGCGGCACCTGGGCCAGTGCCGGAAACAGCAGGGCGAAACAGAGGACCTGGAGGCGCATTCCGCGCCGATTCTATCACCCGAGGCTGTTCACAACAGCAGTGCGGCCAGGCCGGCCATGGAGCCCGCCGCGGCGGAGGCGGCCGGACCTGCGCGGCGCACCGCCATGGCTGCCAAAAGACAGAAGATGGTTCCGAGGGTTTCCGTCTGCAGAACGGGGGTGGAAGCGCCGGCCAGGGCGCGGGCGGCGAGGAACAGGACTGCGGCGGCAGACGCGCCCGTCCAGCTCCATCGCCAGACGGCCGCGCCTGCGCACCCCATGGCGAAGGGGAACAGCAGGCGCGCATCGCCCGTCGACCACTCGAGGGCCAGCCAGAAAGCCGCCGCCACCACAGCGGCCGCGGCTGATGGAAGCCCGGCGCGGCGCCACAGAGCGCCGGCGAGGACGGCCGCGAGGGCGATGTGACTGGAAACGCGGATCAGCAGCTCAGAACTCAAGGGCAATCATCTGATGCCCGTCGAGCACCGGCAGCCGGAAAACCGTGTAAGGGCCTTCGCGGCGCACTTCTATCGCGCGGCCTTCCGGAGCAAGCGCGGCGCGGCGCACCGGGCGCGGCGTTTTCACGCGCACGTCGATGTTGGCCGCCGGGATGACGTCTTCAATCACGTCGAAGGCCTGGCCGCGGCGTTCGGGGATGTAGTGAAGCAGGTGGACGACCCAGCGGTTCTCGTTCGGCTGCTCGTTGACGGCGGAGAGGACGGAGCTCGGCCCCTTCACCTCCATTACCGGATCCGGCAGCAGCCGCTTGAGAGCGTTGCCGACCAGGCGTTTGACCCAGAGCGGAGCGTTGGCCTGATATTGCGCGAAGACGGGGTGCATGAAGTAGATGCAGCGGCCGTTCTGCACGATGCCCGGGCCGCCGGGTTTGCCCGCTGAAGGGGTGTGGCGGTGCGAGAAGAAGTGGTCCCACGTACGGTTGAAATACGGCACGTGGGTTCCCATCAGCACCTGCGCGCCCGGGCGCGGTTTTACGGCTTTACCGCGCATATACATGACGAGCTCCGTTTTCGGGAGCCCCTCGGCCAGCGGTCCGTCGATGACCAGGAAGTCCGGGCTGAACTCGGCTTCGCCCGCGTACTCCAGCCCGAGGCAGTCCAGCGCGAAGCGCTCGCCCTTCGGGTCGAGCCCCGAGGCGTAGGAAGCCAGAAGGCTGCCCCCCTTTGCCACGTAGTCCTGGATCTTCCGCGCCAGTTCGGCGTCCACGACGATCCCGTCCGGCAGCACGAGCACGCGGTAGCGCGAGAAGTCGCTCTTCGAGTCGAGGACGTCGAACTGCGCCTTCAGCTCGGTCAACATCCGGGTGAAGCCGAAGCAGGCGGGAGGAATCTGGCGGTCGGGGCCGACGTAAAATTCTTCCGGCGTCAGCACGCCGACGTCGGAGATGGCGCGCGCGCCGCGGCACCATGGCTCTTTGGCCTCCACCTGTTTGTACACGGCGCCGATGAGATCGTAGGTGGCGTCATCGAGTTTGCCCGAGGGGTGGAGCTGATCGCCGACGGAGCACTTGGCGCCGAGGGCGAGCATCTGGAAGCACTCGTATTCCAGCGCCGCGCGGTTCTTGAGCGAATGGAAGTCTCCCCAGGAGGTGTGGAACTTGCCTGTCATGCCGAGCGAGTCGAGGCCAAGAGTGCGCGTGTAGCGGATCTTGAGCGGGAAATCGAGGTAGCCCCAGCCGCCGCT
This DNA window, taken from Bryobacteraceae bacterium, encodes the following:
- a CDS encoding beta-galactosidase; this translates as MRLQVLCFALLFPALAQVPRFPTVYYGAAYYHEYMPEERLEKDVELMKKAGVTVVRIGESTWSSWEPRDGRFEYGYIDRVVEAMQKAGIKVILGTPTYSIPPWLYYKHPEILVTHLDGRKAAYGIRQNMDITHPAYRFYCERIIRNIISRYKDHPAVIGYQIDNETSPYGAAGPLVQKNFVEYLKKKYRTVDFLNRAWGFVYWGQLVQDWDEMPPRDGILNPGYKLEWERFQRDRVTDFLAWQAKIVNEYKRKDQFITHDFSGGAHTDIDQWDIARHLDIAAVNPYYDVQDKLDGHSATFTDDVARSLKMGNFLVTETNAQTIGWDSKTQFPPYDGQLRLNVYSHIADGANMVAYWHWHSLHYGQETYWKGVLSHDLEPNRVYEEFARTAAELKRLGPQLANVERRNRAAILFSIDSHHGIQFMPFSDRVNYQTFVRQFHKTLYGLNVGVDFVTPDSDWSRYSVLLVPPLYVASDSALEKIVKFVASGGHVIATLKSGFTNEFNTVRHVMMPGPLRQAAGFRYQEFSNLREPLPLRDDPFRAGPDNRVSEWAEMLIPESAEALAWYDHPFFGRYPAITRNRHGKGTFTYEGTVLSDALQRAVVLDVLSRAGLAGPDQKLPAAVRVKHGLVQGRPVHFYFNYSPQEQTFSYTYGSATELLGGGRHAAGSQLRLGPWEAAILAEN